A segment of the Trifolium pratense cultivar HEN17-A07 linkage group LG7, ARS_RC_1.1, whole genome shotgun sequence genome:
taaaagaacaAACAAAGAGTACCATATGTACACTACACCAGAATTCAATGAACCTTAAGGtaagaaatataaacaaacaaacaaagagTACCATAGGTAActagattatttatattttttggttttggttcatAGGCCGAGGTAGTAATATTAATGTTGTTTTCTTAGAATGGTGCAATAATTTGTTAGCTTGCTTTGATTGTATTTACTGTGATTAatcttgaattgtaagggttgagtaccccttgtattccttataattcaaattttacttatataaaaaaaaaaaaaaacagacaaaTAAACTTGCAAGGAACAAAAATGCACACTCCAATAAACTAGAACCCCTCAAATGCACCACCACAAGAAGAAAAATACCCTTAAACATAAGAAAAACAAGGATTAATCACATATAGGACAAAACATAAGATAGAATCTAAACATCAttcagaaaaagagaaagaggacTTACGGCTTAGATCATGTTCTCTAATTAAGTCCCTGTAGATTGTTATGAGTGGTACAGTATAGGTATTGTATATGACACGTTACGTTTTGCATGAAATCGAGTTACTTCATCATGTGAAAAAGCTATGCGGTGACATGTGATAGTGTAAAAATCAGACATGTGAAAACCCAATTTATTCCATCCAACCAAACACACATGAATGAAAATAGTAATACTAGTTTTTCAGTCGGTGTGTTGTGGTGTGCTTCCTGCTTCatgtatattatttttagaaTGAACTTTGATTTGCTTAGAATTCTGGAaataatatgaattaaaaaaatgcgATGcgttatttgattttaaatcatATATACTAGTAGATATTTTACTAAGTTAAGAGAATAGTAAGTATTAAAGACCTTTTAGAAATACATGTGTCGATATATTCAAAAATCCTCATCGTCTTTCACAATAACGAGATAGGTGGAACTGCAATTAAACGACTTATTAGCAGATTAATAGATCATTTCGGAATGACATGTATACAAGAAAACCTGGTTAAAtcccaaatttgctaaaaaTATCCTTAAAAACAGTTTATGTAAATGTATACTGAGTTTAAAACTGAGTTTACTTAAGTTCATGTCAACTTGTCAACTGAATTTATGGAAGCTATGTGAATTGAGTTTACTCAGGTTATATAAACTCAATTTACGTATGATTTGAAATCTATTTTATTAGTATATGATCTTATTTACATTAGCAGTTCACGTAAACATTTAACTTAGAAGATTACATTTactgtcaaataaccgattatcccaaaaccttaaggtattaggatagagccatatcaattgttttatattatttctaacacgccccctcacgcaagagcccacttgggcttgaagcgtggataatgcatagacccacctaccatatgcttaaattccactttttaattagaaagtgaggggagcggggatcgaactctagaccacttagtcacagaggctctgataccatgtcaaataaccgattatcccaaaactttaaggtattaggatagagccatattaatggttttatattatttctaacatttACTAACGATTGAATCACATACAAACATGAAATCGCATGAAAAAGGGAGTGCcctaaattttgaaaaagtataaATTCACTAACCTATGCAATAAAGTCTTAAcagaatattttcaaaaattcaatatttcatTGTGATTAATGACACATTAATAaagtttgtgagtttgttaacACATTAATGGAGTTTTTGAAGCGAGACataaaaaagatgaaaacacggtttttaaaaaattaaataaagaaggACAATTTTggtaatataattaaattttaatgaaaattaggtgtaactaatttttttttgggtgtgactagaaaatttcaaaaactaaacTCTACTGACAATTTCTTACTCAGATCACCACCAAAATCCTACtttaaatcacaattaaaatgagaaaaatatcttattattttatggcacatgttaagcaatctaaaagtaaaaaaaaatgtattaaaatgaaattttttaaattttaagaaattgaaCGAAAGATTTTTTagacatatttatattttaagtttcttaacatgtgtcatttgGTCTATAGTTgcatttctcttattttattcaaGATTCGTTTGATTTGCAAATAGATATGTAATAGACAGAATCACAGAACAACACTTGACACCCGGGAGTGAATTGTCTCCCATAAACAATTCATCCAGTCAAATCATCACCTTCcaataaacaaatttaaaaatataaaaataagaggCAGAATGATCTAATGGCTATCATTAAAATTGGAGAGAATCCGGTGGACAGTGCAGTGGAAGGAATCCTTTCCCCTTGACACCCCTTAAATTATTGGATAATTTTTTATCTTGTGCAATATTTTGTGACAATGCATAAATAAAGTAAGGTGAGAGTTCTCATGCAAAAATAAAGTAAGTTGAAAGTTATTATGAACGCATATATACATTTAAAATAATCGATAAATCATGGTTAGTTAATAAGCATAGTCTTGCTCCAATCACATCACAAAGAGGTTCGTAAGTCCTTTGTTCTATCAAAGTTGCAATTTAATTGATCTGATCTTCAAATCAGATTAAAATGATGGTGAAAGTCAAAGTTGCAACATATAGTTCAGAGATTTGTTCATGAGAGGACTTCCATCCCAGTTGCTATCACATAGAGGCCTTACAAACCATCTATTTTTATCTTGTTCTTTTTCACATATAtggatttttttataataaaataatttcggGTTACCTaagtttataatatttaaaagcATATCGAATTTGTATTTTaatctctaaaaataaaaataagatgttttgtgtgaattttgatttttggtctctaaaaataaagaattttgattttagtcctcctaaaattttctatttcatttttttctcctTGATGGACAtatttttgataattattattattttctttgtatattttttaaacataatatGAAAATAGAGATGTTTGATATAATAGATAGACATAACATAAACATCTTTTGaacttaaaaaaatcataactttaacattaatataataaacataAATTGTTCAACTAAAATCAAAGGAAGGCTTAAAAGAAGGATGGATTAGCAtaccaaataaaatattgactcaaatcaattttttttttctcagaGGTAGTTCATAAAAGAGAATAGAGAAACGCTCggaattaaattataaaaaacactatttctaatattattttgattttcttaacaTTAATCAAAGGAAGGcttcaaagaaaataagaaatgatgctaaattttcattaataaaatagaagcaaaaattaattttatgtaaaTCAAATGAAAATCTAACTAATCAAATATAATATCCGACAAAACAGAATGaagcaattaaataaataaatcaaatgatAAAACTATAATTGTTGTAAAGGATGCAATAAGTtcatcataatatttttttaaaaggcaaaaataaatatatattaaccgaATAATCTTCtgagcacaagacgtaccgaaaAGATTACACAATGTCAAGAACAAATAACAATATGAAAACTAATATACTTCCAAACAAATACACAGGCTcaaccaccaactatggtagtttgaaactAGATTAAAGTTCATTATCTTCAACCATCGATAAGAATAAAGTTTGATTTTGTCCAACAGTTGAGGTAGAGAGCACTCTGAATTTTTGAATAGTCTCTGATTTCTTTCATTCCACAACCGACACACTTAAAAGCCAAATGAGCTGCATGAAAGATCGTCTCGCACGGAGACCGTCTGAAGagaaattaattgaataaaatgGTCAGATAACTGCTGAGTGTCAGCCAACGAGAATCCAATCCAAGACCGAACCAATGACCACAGGGAGCTGAAAAAACTGCAAGAAATGAacttgattttggcccctcaagtttcacaattgcttgattttggccccccacatttcaattgcttgattttaaccctctaagtttcacaattgcttgattttagccctccaagttttaATTGCTCGATTTGGCCCTCCaagtttaccccattttgcatttgctagccccccgttaactttttttactataaattgcttatgtgacatttaaaaaacttaaaaagaaGGCGAACTACATAAAATAAGAAATGATGCTAAATTTTGGTGTTAATTTGTGGAATATGACAAATATAATAGTCGCCATCAAGGATGGATTAgtatatcaaataaaatattgactcaaatcaattttttttttcttcttagaggatctaaattataaaaacactatttttaatataattttatttattttgattttcgtAACCAATTTCCCACACTAACATCTTATTGGTAATAGCTTGACCCTTGAATTATTTTGATAGTGGATACCATACCATATGTAGTCCCTTTAATTTGTAGTCCCTTTGTTTGTGGGTTAGACTTACCCATTGtattatcattaataaaatagaagcaaaaattaattttatgtaaaTCAAATGAAAATCTAACTAATCTAATATAATGTCCGATAAAACAGAATGaagcaattaaataaataaatcaaatgataaaactatattgttaaaaaaaataaagtaaaggaTGCAACAagttcattataatttttttttaaaaggcaaaaataaatatatattaaccgaATAATTTCCTGAGCACAACACGTGTCAAAAAGATTACACAATGTCAAGAACAAGTAACAATATGAAAACTAATATACTTCCAAACAAATACACGGCTcaaccaccaactatggtagtttgagacCAGATTAAAGTTCATTGTCTTCAACCATCGATAAGAATAAAGTTAGATTTTGTCCAACAGTTGAGGTAGGGAACACTCTGAATTTATGAATAGTCTCTGATTTCTTTCATTCCACACAACCGACACACTTACGAGCCAAATGAGTTGCATGAAAGATCGTCTTGCACGGAGACCGCTTGAAGAGAAATTAACTGAATAAAATGGTCAGATAACTGCTGAGTGTCGGCCAACGAGAATCCAATCCAAGACCGAGCCAACGACCACAGGGAGCCGAAAAAACTGCAAGAAATGAATAAGTGTTGAGCTGATTCAACACCGCCGTAACCGGATACACTAAAATGAGCGTCTGGAGAGATGATGTCTCGAGCCACCATGTTTACTTTTGTGGACAACCTGTAGCGTAAGAGTCTCCAATCGAAAAGCAATAAGCTGTTGACAAGTCAAAAATTGATAAACACCACAAACTGAGCAACTCAGTCAGTGTGAGACCGCTACTTCCACCTATCAGGATACTGAGCCTCTAGAGAGAATTAGTGAAGTAATAACTttcaaacatttatttttaaagaggctaatatagtatagtatatattaataaaagcATAAACCAATTACCTCCCAAGATTACAAAGATGGAGAAAACAAGAAACAATACTCAAGGCCTAACCAACACAAGAAAACACATAGGCCTAATTAACCGAAAAAGCTAAATAAACCCCTCTTAAAATCATAAAACTCCCCTTTTAAAGAGTTTCAAATATTGACTAACCCgttcgacaaaaaaaaaaaaaatattgactaaCCCTACATCAAattttctcatctaaaaatcacttaataataatattatatatagtatacaCTGTCATGTCAActtaaagaaatatatatatcatcatcTAGTTTATTTTTTCCCTTTTCAAACAGCATTCTGTTCTCTTCTGTCCTTTATAACACACAAATATCAGATAACTATCAAACATCATTTTGTTCTCTGTTCTCAATTCCTTTATACTTTTTGTTTGGAAAATTTTCTACTTGTAATGGAATCCAAGAGCGTCAAATGTTTTCTTAATGCCAAAACAATTCTAGTCACCGGTGTAACCGGTTTCCTGGGAAAAAGtatctctctcactctcttctAAGTCATCTTATAGGTCATGGTTTAATTTGTTTACTTGTGTGATTTTGTAGTTTTTGTGGAAAAGATACTCAGAGTTCAGCCAAATGTGAAGAAGCTGTATCTTCTTCTGAGAGCTAAGAATTGTGAATCTGCAAACCAACGTTTCAACGATGAGGTGAATGTTTGTATTTTGCAAGTTTAGAATGATTTGTATCTAAGAATATTTCTTTGATCTTGCTTTGTTTCTTTGTATGTAGATGTTTTTAAGTGTGCTTTAAAGAAATTATACCCTAAatcatgtacaaaaaaaaaggataataataatagtaataactGTAGATGAGAAGATCAGGGAAGGTTTGTTGCAGTTTGGTTGTAACAATGACTCTAAATTAGCGGTGTAACAATATAGTCCACACTTTGGCCCAATTAGCGCAAGAGATTCCTAACTGTGTCTGGTTGGAAGATACTGTAATTCtttagcatttttatttttttaagctttatATGCAATCAAGTACATATAATTAATGTTTTCTCTTGAAGGAATCAGATTTAGGGTGTTTtatttaaacttaaaaaaaaaaatattgttttgaaaacaatttagagattccttttgacatttttttttaagaaaaaaaatttctaaaaaatctacaacaagtttgtcaaaaaaaaaaaaaaactatgacaAAACTAAAGCAAGCGGACCCTTAGTCGGTAAAGATTTTGAGTAGTATTCATGATATTCTAGGTTCAAACTTTATTGACTccaatataataatttttttttttttggatagttAAGTATAACGATTGTACTATGATAGCTATTTGAccaaaagaagataaaataagTTTAATCTGAGTATGTTATGCAGATTATAGGAAAAGACTTGTTTACATTGCTGAAGGAAAATCAAGGTATAAAATTCAACTCCTTTGTCTCTGAAAAGGTGACTATAGTACCCGGAGACATTTCACAAGAAGACTTGAATTTGAAGGAATCAATTCTAGAGGAGGATATTTGTAATCAAAcaaatattattgttaatttggCTGCATCAACTAAATTTGTTGAAAGGTATATGGTGCAACTGACGACCTagataaattttcttttttaataagtatcAAAATAGTTGTATAGAAGCAGGAGTTCGGACCCCGAACAATTCACCTATTTACTtttaagatgaattttttagtCATTAATTAGgctaataataaacaaaaattttttttgcaataactATAGtctttattaattgatattaAATGCAGAAACGATGTTGCATTGAATATAAATACATTAGGAGTCAAGAATGTTTTGGACTTTGCCAAAAAATGTGTTAAACTAGAGGTGGTTGTCCATGTTTCAACAGgttagtatatatatacatatatatgtcCATGTTTCAACTATTACTATATTCTTTAGAAGTAATAAATCACAACACTtgacattttaatttttccttatttttattgattcaatATCTATTAAATCACTATCTCAGTTATAATGATAAGATGAATATTAACATCTACTTCCAAAATGGAGTATAAAGTTTGTTGtcattattgatttttaaacatttttcaaCACGTACCAGTTCATGGTGCATGTGTTATCTACATTAAAAATTGTCTTACATTAAaactttttaattaatgaaagtGTTAATTGGATAAATTGTGACATTCACAAGaacttaacaatttttttccttataaatgCATCAGGAGATTCATCCAAGTGGTGAGGAAGTtcatgtaatgttattttagaagGGACACATTTGGATTAGAATCTCAAGCTTCCACTGTCAAAGAATCTTTGAAATCATGACCTTCAATTTCTATTGACGTGGTATCTACAGATAAAGTTGCTGCTAAGGAGGCTAAGATTGAAGCATTAGCTGTTGATGGGTGATGAAGTTTAGCTTTAGTTGCTTTCTTTGAAgtatttttgttaaatcaattatatgtatttttgtgtAGTGGACAACTTTAAGTTTGATATTGTTTAGCGTCGTAGTGGTGTACTTGATTGTTACTTTGTAAGAATGACATATATTTGGTGTCAATCCAAAAttgattttctcatattttagaattatataaattacataaagtaaataaaaattaatatttgaaaaattgtatatGTATTTAATTGCTAAATAGAcagaaaaaataacttattaGAGACGGAAAATATGTTTTGTCTCTATAGGTAAATAgacaaaattatttgaatttagaGACGGGTAATTCTGTCTCCAATAGAGACGGATTTATTGTGTTTTGAATTCAACGTTtagaaacaaatttttatttgttagtgaCGGATAAATTCGGTCTCCAATCAGAGACGGAATATAAAATCCGTCTCTGATAGTTTAGAGACGAGGAAATTAACGACAGAATCAAATTTGTCTCTAATTCTGTCTCTAACATCCTCAGTGACGGAATATTTGCATTTTAGAGACACATTTTGTCCGTCggtatttaagatttttctagtagtgtttgTGGAATATGAGAAATATAATATTGactcaaatcaattttgtttcaaataaaatattgactcaaatcaattttttttcttagggGTAGTTCATAAAAGAGAATAGAGACACTCggaattaaattataaaaattgttaGTCACCGTTTCTGGAATActagttaaaaaattaaataaaataaattaatattaaattttgtgtaattaatctattaaaaatataaaaacactatttttaatataattttatttattttgattttcttaaccaATTTCCCACACTAACATCTTATTGGTAATAGCTTGACCCTTGAATTATTTTGATAGTCGATACCATACCATATGTAGTCCCTTTAATTTGTAGTCCCTATGTTTGTGGGTTAGACTTACCCATTgtattttcattaataaaatagaagcaaaaattaattttatgtaaaTCAAATGAGAATCTAACTAATCAAATATAATATCCGACAAAACAGAATGaagcaattaaataaataaatcaaatgatAAAACTATAATTGTTGTAAAGGATGCAATAAGTTCatcataacatttttttaaaaggcaaaaataaatatatattaaccgaATAATCTTCtgagcacaagacgtaccgaaaAGATTACACAATGTCAAGAACAAATAACAATATGAAAACTAATATACTTCCAAACAAATACACAGGCTcaaccaccaactatggtagtttgaaactAGATTAAAGTTCATTATCTTCAACCATCGATAAGAATAAAGTTTGATTTTGTCCAACAGTTGAGGTAGAGAGCACTCTGAATTTTTGAATAGTCTCTGATTTCTTTCATTCCACAACCGACACACTTAAAAGCCAAATGAGCTGCATGAAAGATCGTCTCGCACGGAGACCGTCTGAAGagaaattaattgaataaaatgGTCAGATAACTGCTGAGTGTCAGCCAACGAGAATTCAATCCAAGACCGAACCAACGACCACAGGGAGCTGAAAAAACTGCAAGAAATGAATAAGTGTTGAGCTGATTCAACACTGCCGCAACCAAATACACTAAAATGAGCATCTGGTGAGATGATGTCTCAAGCCACCATGTTTACTTTTGTGGGCAACCTGTAGCGTAAGAGTCTCCAAGCGAAAAGCAATAAGCAGTTGACAAGTCAAAAATTGATTAGCACCACGAACTGAGTAACCTCGATCAGTGTGAGACCGCTACTGCCACCTATTAGGATATTGAGCCTGCAAAGGGAAATCGTGAAATAATAGCTttcaaacatttatttttaaagaggctaaaatataatatatattaataaaagcGTAAACCAATTACCTCCCAAGATTACAAAGAATGAGAAAACTTCAagacataaataaaaatagagtaaacatttatttttaaagaggttaaaataatataatataatatattaataaaatgggAACCAATTACCTCCCAAGATTACAAAGAAGGAGAAAACCTCAAAGCACTAATAAAAATCAAGTAAACAAGAAACATTACTCGAGTCCcaacaaacacaagaaaaatataGGCACATGATGACagccaattatatgatgttttttgtAGTAGATTAGTGTAGTTTTTATAGTAATTGaagaccaaaagcaagcaaat
Coding sequences within it:
- the LOC123896522 gene encoding fatty acyl-CoA reductase 3-like, whose translation is MESKSVKCFLNAKTILVTGVTGFLGKIFVEKILRVQPNVKKLYLLLRAKNCESANQRFNDEIIGKDLFTLLKENQGIKFNSFVSEKVTIVPGDISQEDLNLKESILEEDICNQTNIIVNLAASTKFVERNDVALNINTLGVKNVLDFAKKCVKLEVVVHVSTGDSSKW